The sequence GGCTGGCGGCGGTGCTCGTGGTGTTCGGGGCGGCGCGCTTCTTCGGCCTGCGGGGCGGCGACGCGCCCGCGGCCGGGGCCGAGTCGGCCGCGGGTGTGCCGGCGCTGCCGGCGTCGGCGTCCTCCGGCGCGCCTGCCCTCGCGGCGGCCGCGGGGCCGGCTGCGGCGCCGGGCGGCGCTGCGGCGCCCGGCGGCGCGCTCACCGCGAACGTCCCGCTGTTCGGCGCGACGCCGCTGTCGACGACGGAGCCCGTGCCGCCGACGCCGCCGGCGGAGCCGAGCGCGCTCGCCGGCGACGCGCTCGCGCCGGGCGTGGCGGTCCCGGGCGGCCCGGGCGAGGAAGACGAGGCGGAATCGGCGGACGACGGCGACAAGGAGGGGTCGCGGGAGTGGGGGCAGGGGTCGGTGAGGAACCCCATCGTGCTGAAGCTGAAGATGGACGGCCCGATCGAGGAGCTGAACGGCGCGGCCGGCGCGATGGGCTTCACTGTATCGCTGCCCGATCGGCGCGCGCTGTCGTCGGGCAGCGGCCTCGCCCGCAAGGACAAGCGCATCGCGTCGGTGCGCGTGGTCAACACGGCGCACGGCGCGGAGGTCACCCTGCAGTTCAAGGACGGCGTGCCCGCCTACAAGGCGAAGGCGCGCGGCGATCGCCTGGAGATCTCGCTCGGCCGCGGCGAGTCGAAGAAGGTGGCGTCGAAGTCGAAGCCCGAGAAGAACGAGAAGCACGAGAAGAAGAAGGCCGACGGCGCCAAGAAGAAGAGCGAGAAGGGGAGCGGCAAGAAGGACAAGGAGCACTGAGGGGCGCTCGGCCGAGAATCGGCCGGCGGCTCGTGACGGATCGGATCCGTGACGAGGGGGCGCCGCCAGGGGGTCGCAACGGATCGAGTCTGCTCGGAGGGGCCTCGCGAGGGGGGGTCGCAACGGATCGAGTCTGCTCGGAGAGGCCTCGCGAGGGGGGTCGCAACGGATCGAGTCTGCTCGGAGGGGCCTCGCGAGGGGGGTCGCAACGGATCGAGTCTGCTCGGAGGGGCCTCGCGAGGGGGGTCGCAACGGATCGAGTCTGCTCGGAGGGGCCTCGCGAGGGGGGGTCGCAACGGATCGGATCCGTTGGGAAGGGGCGTCGCCAGGGGGTCGCCACGGATCGAGGCCCCGGCGCGCTCGATCTGGGGAAGGGCGCGGGCAGCGCGACGGCGACGACTGGTTCGCAGCCGAGCGGGCGCTCCAGCTCACGCGACCGTGGCCGAACCGGTGCCTGAGCGCGCCGTCACGAAGCGCTGCGCCCGGCCACACTCCGTCTGGCGAGCACCGGCTAGATCGACCCGCTGCGGCTCAGGATGACGTGGGGCAGTTTCTGCGCCTCAACGTCCGCGAGGAGCGCGCTGCCCAGCTTGATGTTCCCGCGATCGTCGGCGAGATGGGTCTCTCGGTAGATCCAGGTCGCGGGTCCGTCCTCCAACGGGAACTCGATCGCGTACTGCACTCGGATGGCCGGGTGCATGAGCACGGCGCTGCCTTCCGTCACCGGGACGACCGTGGGCGACCGTACGATCCGTACCTCGACGCCCATCTCGCGCGCCTTTTCGAGGAATGTCTTCCGATCGTAGATCTGGGTCACGAACATGGGCTCGCCCGGCTCTTTCTCGCTACGCCACCTGTAGGATCGCACATTTCTTGGCCTCCGCGAGCGGCGCCCTCAGGAACGACGAAACAAGGCGGAACGCCTTGGTTACGCGGCCGGCGACCGCCGGGTCCGCGGGGACCGTCTCGATCACACGCGGCGCGGTCAACATCATCATCTGGTCGAGAAACGCGACGGCGGTGGGGGCGCCGGCCTCGCACTCGTAGAAGCGGTATGCCGGCTTGCCGGCATCGTCGATCTTCATGGCGATGGCACCCTCGTCCGAGAAGAGGAGGTCCGGAAGGAAGGGCGGGGCGAGCGCGGCCTGCGCCTCGCGTGCGGTCCGCTTCGTCTCGGCGTCGGACGCAGCGGTTACGGCGTTTCCGCGCTCGGCGCGCGCCTTGAGGACGTCTTCGAGCCAGCCGCGGAACGTGGCCGATTTCGTCGGCGCTCCGAAGGAGAAGAGGGCGGTCACGAACGGGTTGTCGGCTCCGGCGTCGAGCTGGAGCCGTCCAAGCTGATCCACGGCATCGATGAACTTCGCCCCGCGCGCGAGGCCGCTTTTCACCTCCACCACTGCGCGCACCGCCTGCGGGATCGCGACGACCGTCGTCCCGACACGGAGGAGCATCGGATAGTCGATCGTGTCCACGAGCATGATGTCCGCCTGCGCAGTCGCGATTTGGGGCTGTCCCTGATCGTCCACGCGCGCGATCGCGCCGGTGAGGACCTCCAGGCGGCGCGGAACGACCTCGCGGAGCAGCTCGGCAAGCGCGTGCTCCCTGCCGGAACCGACGACCGTGGGGTGGTTCGTGAGCGCGGCGAAGAGATCCGCCTGGGCACGTAGGCGGTTCCGGAGGAGTTCTGCGAGGTTCATCGATTCGACCACCTCTCGCCCCGCTACACGGATCTCCCCGGCCCCACCGGCGGCGGGATCGACCACTCCGCGCTGTCCGACAGCCTGGGCTCCGCCTCCTCCGCCGCGCTCCCGAAGAAGTCCGCGACGTCGTGCCGCCTCGCCTCCGCGTCCGCGCGCCCCAGCTCGATCAGCTTCCGCGTGAACGAGCCGTCGAAGAGGAGGTAGCTCGCGAGATCCGCGTCGTTCTCCGCGCCCACGTCCACCAGCGAGAGCAGCCGTCGCATCATCGCCGGCCCCCCTTG comes from Sorangium aterium and encodes:
- a CDS encoding DUF6602 domain-containing protein: MNLAELLRNRLRAQADLFAALTNHPTVVGSGREHALAELLREVVPRRLEVLTGAIARVDDQGQPQIATAQADIMLVDTIDYPMLLRVGTTVVAIPQAVRAVVEVKSGLARGAKFIDAVDQLGRLQLDAGADNPFVTALFSFGAPTKSATFRGWLEDVLKARAERGNAVTAASDAETKRTAREAQAALAPPFLPDLLFSDEGAIAMKIDDAGKPAYRFYECEAGAPTAVAFLDQMMMLTAPRVIETVPADPAVAGRVTKAFRLVSSFLRAPLAEAKKCAILQVA